DNA from Gemmatimonadaceae bacterium:
GGCCAGGCACAGGTGCTGAACGCGCCGGCGCCGCTCAAAAAGCTGCTCGACGCGAAGTACGAGGCGTCGGTCAATCAGGCGGGCATCGATCGCGCGGTGGTTGCCGCCGGACGGGTCCGTGCGAGCGCCGACTCGGCGCGAGCGGCGAATCAGCCGAAGTCGCAGATTCCGATTCCGGGCATGGGTGGTCCGCCGGGCGGAGCGCCGCCGCCGGCCCAGCCGGCTCAGCCGGCGCCGACTGGTCCGAAGAAGCCGTAACCAGTTTCTAGGGACCAACAGTCCCTCTTGGTGGGTATTCCGATCGTATGCGAACACAATTTCTCGCCACGTCACTGCTCGCGCTGAGCGCCTCGCTGTCGGCGCAGCAGCCCGTGGCAGCCGCGCCGACCAAGCCGGTGCCGCTCGAGGGCATCGTGGCCGTGGTCGGCGACCAGCTCATCACGCGCTTCGATCTTCAGGAGGCGTATCTCGCCAAGATTCAGCGCGGCGAGGTGCCGCCGCCGAAGACGCGCGAGGACACCCTGACCATCGAGCGCGACGCGCTGAACGACATGGTCGAAGAAGAGCTGCTCATTCAGAAGGCGAAGGACCTGAAGGTCGAAGTCACCGACGCGGACATCACGCCGGCGGTCGACAACCAGGTCAAGAACGTGCGCGCCGGTTTCACGAACGAGACGGAGTTCCGCAATGCGCTCGCGAAGGCCGGCATGGGCACGCCCGAGGAATACCGCCGCTATCTGATGGACCAGCTGCGCCGCCGGTACACGCACGAGAAGGTGCTGCGCAAGCTGCAGCAGGACGGCAAGATCATTCCCGTGAACGTGACGGACGCGGAAGTCGCGGCCGAGTTCGAGAAGGAGAAGCCGTTCCTTGGTCCGAAGCCAGCGGCGGTGACTTTCAAGCAGATCGTAATCATGCCGCAGGCGAGCGCGGCGGCGAAGGAAGCGGCTCGCGTGAAGGCGGAGTCACTGCTGGTGCAGATTCGCGCCGGCGGCGATTTCGACCGCATCGCGAAGCGCGAATCGATGGACCTCGCGTCGAAGGAGACGGGTGGCGATCTCGGGTGGATCCGCCGCGGCCGGATGGTCGCCGACTTCGACGTCTGGCTCTTCGGCGGCCCGTTCCGCGCGCCGCTGCAGCCCGGGCAGGTGAGCCCGGTATTCGAGACGCCGTATGGGTTTCACATCGTGCGCGTCGATCGCGTGCAGACGGGCGAGGTAAAGGCGCGACAGATTCTCATCGTGCCGAAGATCGATTCGTCGGATATCGCGCGCACGGCCAAGTTGGCGGACAGTGTCGCCGCGCTGCTCAAGTCCGGCGTTCCGTTCGATACGCTCGCCAAGAAGTACCACGACTACGCGGGCAACGAGGAGACGGGCATTCTCGATCCGTATCCGCGCGACAGCTTGCCGGTGCAGTATCAGAAAGCATTTCTGCTCCACAAGCCGAACGACATCGTCACGTTTCAGATTCCAGGTCCGGCGCAGCGGCCGGACGTGCCGAAGTTCGTCGTGGCGCAGTTGCTCACGGTGACCGAGGGCGGTGAACGCACGCTCGACGAGGTGAAGGCGGCGGTGCGCGCTGATCTCGCGTTGCGAGGCGGTGTCCGCCGTTACGTCGACACGTTGCGCAAACAGACATACGTCGCGATCCGCCTCGATGAGGCCGACGCGGACGACGCCAAGCGGCCGTAGTCGGCGTGGCGGATTCCGATCGCCGGCCTCGTCTGGCAGTCACACTTGGTGACGTGCGCGGGATTGGACCGGAGATCGTGGGACGAGCGGCGGCGTCGCGCGAGGTGCGCGATGCCGCCGATCTCATCTTGGTCGGCCCGCACGGCGCGGGGATCGACGTCGACGAAGCAACGGGCGAATGCGCGCCACCGTGCGGCGCGGCGGATGCCGGACGATTCGCGGGCCGCGCGATCGAACGGGCGGTTGCACTGGCTCTCGAAGGATCGGTCGACGGCATCGTCACCGCGCCGATCGACAAGCTCGCGCTGCTGAACGGCGGCTACCGATATCCCGGTCACACCGAGATGCTCGCGTCGCTCACCGGCCGCCGCGTGGCGATGATGCTTGCGGCCACGCGGCCACGCGGCGACGCGGTGAATCCGCTACGCGTCGTATTGGCGACGACGCACATCGCGCTGCGCGACGTCGTCGCTTCTGTCACTCCACAAGCGATTGCGATCGCCGCGAAGGTGACGCGCCAAGGATTGCAGGAGTGGTTCGGCATTCCCGAGCCGCGCATCGCGCTGTGTGCGCTCAATCCGCACGCGGGCGACGGCGGACGATTCGGCAATGAAGACGAGGACGTGCTACGACCCGCCGCCGAAGCCGCGGGAATCGCCGGTCCCTTTCCAGCCGACACGGTGTTCGTGCGCGCGATGCGCGGCGCCTTCGACGCCGTGATCGCGCCGTATCACGATGTTGGCATGACGGCCATCAAGGTCGCCGCATTTGGCGGCGCGGTGAACGTCACGCTCGGCCTTCCGTTTCCGCGCACCTCGCCCGATCACGGGACGGCGCTCGACATCGCGGGGAAGGGCGTCGCCGACGCGTCCAGCATGATCGAATCGATCGTCCTGTGCGCGCAGATCGTGCGCCGGACGCGGGAACGCACTCAAGGAGCGGTCGCATGATTCGAAGGTCGGTCGCGGTGGTCGCGCTGCTTGCCTCATTTGGCGCAACAACCCTGGCGAGCGCGCAAGCGCCGGTGGCGCAGCAGGCAGTCGTCGTACCGACGAACGACGACGTCGTCGCGCGCCTCGTCGACGAGGGGATGCATCGCTCGCATGCCGATGCGGACCTGGAATATCTGCTCGACGTCATCGGTCCGCGGTTGACGGGCAGTGCCGAGATGCGCCGCGCCAACGAGTGGACACAGCAGAAGTTCGCCGAGTATGGCGCGGATCGCACGGCGCTCGAGGCGTGGAAGTTCGGCGTCGGTTGGACGCGCGGCCCGATGACGCTGCGCATGCTCGCGCCGCAGCGGCGCGAGATGATCGGCGTGTCGTGGGCGTGGTCGCCGGGCACGAACGGCCCACTCGCGGGCGACGTGGTGTTCATGGACGCGCGCACGGAGGCCGAGTTCAACGATCGGTTCAAGGGAAAGCTGGCCGGCAAGTGGGTGATGATGGGCTTGCCGTACGCGAACGAGAATCCCGCGGCGCCGCCGGTGACGCACGCGGACTCCGCACATCTCGACAGCCTTCGCCGGAGCGTGTTCGCGCGCAACCCGGACGAAACGCATTTCTTCGCGATCCGCACGGCACTCGCGGCGTACGAGCATCCCGCCGGACTCATTCGCGACGGCGGCAAGCAGTTTGGTCTGCTCACGATGAGCGGCTCGCCGTCGGCGATCTCCTCGCTGCCGCAGATCGTGATCGCGCAGGAGAACTACGATCAATTCATTCGGCTGTCGCGGCGCGGTGTGCCCGTACGCATCGAGGCCGACATCAAGAATTCGTTCACGCGCGATCCGCTGGAGGCGTACAACACGGTCGCCGAGATTCGCGGGAGCGAACATCCGGATGAAGTCGTCATCCTGGGCGCGCATCTCGACTCGTGGGATCTCGCGACCGGCGGCACGGACAATGGCGCGGGTGCCATTGCGGTGCTCGAGGCGATGCGCATTCTCGAGGCGAGCGGCGTGAAGCCCAAGCGGACGATCCGATTCGTGCTCTTCTCCGGCGAAGAGGAAGGGCTGTTTGGATCGCAGGCGTACGTCGCGGAGCATACGAAGGAGTTGAACAAGGTTCAGGCGGTGCTGGTGCTCGATAATGGCACCGGACGCATTACGGGAATGTCGCTGCAAGGCCGCGAAGATCTACGCACGATGTGGAAGACAATGCTCGCCCCGGTGGCGACGCTCGGCGGATCGAATCTGGTGGTGTCGTCGGGGAACAAGACCGGCACCGATCATTTGTCGTTTCTGCCGTATGGTGTGCCGGCGTTCAACTACGATCAGCTGACGCGCGGGTACAACTGGACGCACCACTCGCAGATCGACGATTACGACAATACGGTGCCAGGGGATGTGGCGCAGGCGGCGACGATCATGGCCGTGAACGCGTGGCAGCTTGCCGATCTCGATGTGTTGTTGCCGCGAGGGGCCGTAACGAAATAGGTGTGTTGCGCCCGTCCGTCCGCGCTCCGGGCGCAGCGGACGCTCAGGGCCGGGGATGTCTTCCGGCGAGCGAGCGCAATAGTGCCGATACAGCCGGGCACTATTGCCACGCCTCGCCTCCAGACATCCCCGGCCCTTCGCTCGCGTTGTCATTCCGACCGCAGCGAGGAATCTGCCGTCCGTGCGGATTGGCCGGCCGCTCGACCGGGATGCCAGATCCCTCGCTTGCGGCTCGGGATGACGCGCGGAGCAATTCGCGCGCTGTTCGCGCAGCGTCCGGGCCGCGCGGCCGCGGTACGCTCTCAAAGGCGACCGAACGTGCGACGACACTAGCTCGACGCCGCGCGCTCCTTGGCCCGACGATCGCCCGCCGAGTGCAGATCGACGGCGAGCGTCTCGATGCGGCGACCTTCCATTTGCCGCACCGTGAAGATCGCTCCCCCGGCGGTGATTCGATCCCCGACAATCGGCAGCCGGCCCAGCGCGCCGAAGATATACCCGCCGATCGTGGTATAGTCGTCCGTCGGCACGTCGAGCCCGAACCGCTCGTTGAGCTCGTCGATGTTCGTCGCGCCCGGCACGATCACGAGATCCGCTCCCTCGCGCTCGGGATGCTCGAGCGGCTCGTCGTACTCGTCGAAAATCTCGCCGACGATCTCCTCGAGGAGATCCTCCATCGTCACGAGTCCCGCGGTGCCGCCGTACTCGTCGAGCACGATCGCCATGTGCACCTTGAGGCGCTTGAAGTCGGCGAGCACGTCCTCGACCTCGCGCTGGCCCGGCACCACGTGCACGGGCCGCATGAGATCGCGCAGCGAGTAGTCCGCGGGCCGCGTGTGCAGGATGGGAATCAGATCCTTGGCGAGGATGACGCCCACGATGTTGTCGATCGTTTCCTCGTACACCGGGTAGCGCGAGCGCCCGCTCTCCTCGACGAGCGCCAGCGTCTCGTCGAGCGTCGCCGTGACGTCGAGCGCGTCGATCTCCGTGCGCGGCGTCATGACCTCGCGCGCATTCTTTTCAGAGAACTCGAATACCCCCTCGAGCAGGTGCGCGTCCTGAGGCTGTAGAACGCCTACCTCCTGGCTCTGCTCGACGAGCATGCGCAGCTCTTCGGGCGAGTGCACGTTCTCTTCGGGGTTCACGGCCTTTTGTCCGATCAGGCGCAGCACCACGTCCGACGTTCGGGTGAGCACCGACGTGAGCGGCTTGGTCAGCCATCCGAACGCCAGCAGCGGTGGCGTCGTCCAGCGCGCGACGTTCTCGGGATGCGACAGCGCAATCCCGCGCGGCACGAGCTCGCCGAATACGACGTGAAAGAACGTCACCACCGCCAGCGCGATCGCCGCCCCGACGCCCACGCGCACCGACACGTCGATGATCCACGGGAGGTTGCCGAGCCGCGCTCCAAACCAGTCGCCCAGAGCGCTCTCGGCCAAGGCGCCGAGCGCGAGGCTCGCCAGCGTGACGCCAAGCTGGCTCGCGGAGTACACCCGAGCGAGATTTGACGCAGCACGCAACGCCAGCCGAGCCTTCCAGTCGCCCGTGCGGGCCATGGATTCGAGGCGCGTCCGGCGCGAGCGAACCAACGCGAACTCGGCGGCGACGAAGAATCCGTTCAGCACCAGCAGAACGGCAATGGCGATCAGACGAGGTAGCACTAAGAAAACTTACGCGGATCGACCGCAGCCGTCGATCCTTCGACACGCCGATCATTCGACGAGTCCGTTCCTGATGGAGTGATATGCCGCATTTGCATCTGCATGGCTCGGGACACGACCACGCGCACGATCATGGCCACGGTCACTCGCATGGCCACGATCACGCGCACCATCACGCCGCGTCGACGCGAGCGCTCGCCTGGTCGCTGGTGCTCACCGTCATCATCCTCATCGCGGAGGGGGCCGGCGGCTGGCTTGCCAACTCGCTGGCACTGCTCGCCGACGCCGGTCACGTACTCACCGATGCGGGCGCGCTCGGTCTATCCCTGTTCGTCGCGTGGCTTGCGCGGCAACCGGGATCGGCGGAGAAGACGTTCGGGTATCTGCGCTGGGAAATCCTCGCCGCGCTGATCAACGGCGCGACGCTGCTCCTCATCTCGGCGTGGATCGTCGTCGAGGCGATCGTGCGCTTCAAGCATCCCGAGTCTGTCGCTGGTGGCCTCATGCTCGGCGTCGCGCTGCTTGGCTTCGTGATCAATGGCGGCGCCGTGTGGATGCTTCACGGGGTGCGCGAGGGAAGTCTCAACGTTCGCGGCGCGTATCTGCACGTGCTCGGCGACATGCTCGCGTCAGGCGGCACCGTCGTCGCGGCGCTCGTCATTCGCATGACCGGATGGACCGGCGCCGACCCGATCGCCTCGCTCGTCACGACCGTGCTGATCATCGCCGGTGCGTGGCGTCTGGTGCGCGAGTCGGTCAACGTGCTGCTCGAGGCGGCGCCGGCGCACATCGCGCTCGACATGGTGCGGCAGAAGCTCGAAACGATCGAGGACGTCGAATCCGTTCACGATCTCCATGTGTGGACCGTGACGTCCGGGATGATCGCGCTCAGCGCGCATGCGATCGTGCGCGACTGCACCTGCCATCAGCGCGTGCTCGAGCGCGCGCACGAAGTGTTGCAGGAGCTGGGCATTCATCACGTGACGATTCAGCTCGAAGCCGACGAGCAATTCGAGCGAGAGCAACTCCACCTTCACCCGTAACGCCCGTGACGCTTCGCCGATGACCAGTGGGCCGAGCGAGTACCGGATCGAGAAGGTTCGCCGCCGCGTGTCGCTGGTGATGGCGGGCGGCGAGCGGCTTCACGGGGACATTTTCCTGCAACCCACCGCCCGCTACCACTCCGGGCCGCAGGAGCCGCTCGATCTGCTCAACGAGTCGGACGCGTTTCTGCCCGTCGACATGGACGGCCGAAATCTCTCGCTCGTCGCCAAGGATCAGATCATCCGGGTTCAGTACGAGGAACGGGCGGCCGATACTGAAATGGACGGTGTGGCGCTGGCGTCCGTGGAGATTCACTGCACGGACGGCAGCGTGGTCGGCGGCACGATCCGTCTCGAGACGCGCGCCGATCGTCCACGCCTGCTCGACTTTCTGAACGGCGGCGGCGACCACGAGCGATTTCTTCGTCTGCGAATGCCGAACGGCGTATGTCTGGTCAACCGGCGGCAGATCGCGCAGGTCCGACACCGATGACGCTCGGCCGGCGACGATGGATCGCGCAGCACGTGCATCAGGCGCATCAATTTCATGGCCCAACTCGATCGTCTTCTCGCCGTCATGGCGGGCAACAAAGCGGGCGTCCTGACGCTCGACGAGGGCAACCCGGCGCGATACGAAGCGACGGGAACCGGCGACGCGCGGCCGGTCACGCGCACCCCGCTTACCGGTCCGCAGATCGTCTCGCTGCTTCGTGAGGTGGCGCCGCCGGAATGGGCGCTGCACCTGGATCGCGGGGCACCGGCGCAGTTCACGTACGTGTCGAGCGAGGGCGTCTTCGCGACGCGCGCCGAGGTGAGCGATGGACGCTGGCACGTGCGCATCGGCGCGGCCGAGGTGCCCCCGCTGGCGCTCGTCGGCGACGACCTCGAGGCCGAGCCGAGCATACGCGCTGCGTCGATTGGCGGCAAGCTCGATGTCGCGATGGATTCGCCGGCGCGGTCGCGCATCGACCAGCTGCTTCGCTTGACGGTGTCGCGCGGCGCGTCCGATCTCCATTTGCGCGCGGGCGACGTGCCGATGCTGCGCTGCCATGGCGAGATCGAACGCCTCACGGATTGGCCGGCGCTGCGCGCGGACGAAGTGGCCGCCCTCGTCGACGCGACCATGCCCGCGGTCAATCGCGCCGAGTTCACGGAGACGTGCGATACGGACTTCGCATATGAGATTGCTGATTGCGCGCGCTTCCGCGCGAACGCGTTCAGGGAGCGCGCGGGCACGGCGGCGGTATATCGCCGCATTCCGCCGGCCGTAGTGACGGTCGAGGCGCTCGGGCTTCCGGTCGAGGTGCAGCGGTTGTGCGCGCTCACGCGCGGACTGGTGCTCGTCACCGGTCCGACGGGTTCCGGCAAGTCGACGACGCTGTGCGCGATGCTCGATCTGGTGAATCGGACGCGGAGCGATCACATCGTGACGATCGAGGATCCGATCGAGTTCGTGCATCCGAGCCAGCGCTGCATCGTGTCGCAGCGCCAGGTCGGCATGCACACGCGCTCGTTCAAGACGGCGCTGCGCGCCGCGTTGCGCGAGGATCCCGACGTGGTGCTGATCGGAGAGATGCGCGATCTTGAGACGGTGTCGATCGCGCTGGAGACGGCCGAGACGGGCCATCTCGTCTTCGCGACGCTGCATACGACGACGGCGGCGACGACGATCGATCGCA
Protein-coding regions in this window:
- a CDS encoding cation diffusion facilitator family transporter, translated to MPHLHLHGSGHDHAHDHGHGHSHGHDHAHHHAASTRALAWSLVLTVIILIAEGAGGWLANSLALLADAGHVLTDAGALGLSLFVAWLARQPGSAEKTFGYLRWEILAALINGATLLLISAWIVVEAIVRFKHPESVAGGLMLGVALLGFVINGGAVWMLHGVREGSLNVRGAYLHVLGDMLASGGTVVAALVIRMTGWTGADPIASLVTTVLIIAGAWRLVRESVNVLLEAAPAHIALDMVRQKLETIEDVESVHDLHVWTVTSGMIALSAHAIVRDCTCHQRVLERAHEVLQELGIHHVTIQLEADEQFEREQLHLHP
- a CDS encoding hemolysin family protein, yielding MLPRLIAIAVLLVLNGFFVAAEFALVRSRRTRLESMARTGDWKARLALRAASNLARVYSASQLGVTLASLALGALAESALGDWFGARLGNLPWIIDVSVRVGVGAAIALAVVTFFHVVFGELVPRGIALSHPENVARWTTPPLLAFGWLTKPLTSVLTRTSDVVLRLIGQKAVNPEENVHSPEELRMLVEQSQEVGVLQPQDAHLLEGVFEFSEKNAREVMTPRTEIDALDVTATLDETLALVEESGRSRYPVYEETIDNIVGVILAKDLIPILHTRPADYSLRDLMRPVHVVPGQREVEDVLADFKRLKVHMAIVLDEYGGTAGLVTMEDLLEEIVGEIFDEYDEPLEHPEREGADLVIVPGATNIDELNERFGLDVPTDDYTTIGGYIFGALGRLPIVGDRITAGGAIFTVRQMEGRRIETLAVDLHSAGDRRAKERAASS
- a CDS encoding PilT/PilU family type 4a pilus ATPase, with product MAQLDRLLAVMAGNKAGVLTLDEGNPARYEATGTGDARPVTRTPLTGPQIVSLLREVAPPEWALHLDRGAPAQFTYVSSEGVFATRAEVSDGRWHVRIGAAEVPPLALVGDDLEAEPSIRAASIGGKLDVAMDSPARSRIDQLLRLTVSRGASDLHLRAGDVPMLRCHGEIERLTDWPALRADEVAALVDATMPAVNRAEFTETCDTDFAYEIADCARFRANAFRERAGTAAVYRRIPPAVVTVEALGLPVEVQRLCALTRGLVLVTGPTGSGKSTTLCAMLDLVNRTRSDHIVTIEDPIEFVHPSQRCIVSQRQVGMHTRSFKTALRAALREDPDVVLIGEMRDLETVSIALETAETGHLVFATLHTTTAATTIDRIIDQFPADQQEQIRVMLADSLRGVISQTLCKKIGGGRVAAREVLFNTAPVANLIRERKTFQIGSIIQTSKRLGMNTLNDALIELVETRQVELADAYISAADKSQFVNACRAKGIDASGVAAALSA
- a CDS encoding peptidylprolyl isomerase: MRTQFLATSLLALSASLSAQQPVAAAPTKPVPLEGIVAVVGDQLITRFDLQEAYLAKIQRGEVPPPKTREDTLTIERDALNDMVEEELLIQKAKDLKVEVTDADITPAVDNQVKNVRAGFTNETEFRNALAKAGMGTPEEYRRYLMDQLRRRYTHEKVLRKLQQDGKIIPVNVTDAEVAAEFEKEKPFLGPKPAAVTFKQIVIMPQASAAAKEAARVKAESLLVQIRAGGDFDRIAKRESMDLASKETGGDLGWIRRGRMVADFDVWLFGGPFRAPLQPGQVSPVFETPYGFHIVRVDRVQTGEVKARQILIVPKIDSSDIARTAKLADSVAALLKSGVPFDTLAKKYHDYAGNEETGILDPYPRDSLPVQYQKAFLLHKPNDIVTFQIPGPAQRPDVPKFVVAQLLTVTEGGERTLDEVKAAVRADLALRGGVRRYVDTLRKQTYVAIRLDEADADDAKRP
- a CDS encoding M20/M25/M40 family metallo-hydrolase produces the protein MIRRSVAVVALLASFGATTLASAQAPVAQQAVVVPTNDDVVARLVDEGMHRSHADADLEYLLDVIGPRLTGSAEMRRANEWTQQKFAEYGADRTALEAWKFGVGWTRGPMTLRMLAPQRREMIGVSWAWSPGTNGPLAGDVVFMDARTEAEFNDRFKGKLAGKWVMMGLPYANENPAAPPVTHADSAHLDSLRRSVFARNPDETHFFAIRTALAAYEHPAGLIRDGGKQFGLLTMSGSPSAISSLPQIVIAQENYDQFIRLSRRGVPVRIEADIKNSFTRDPLEAYNTVAEIRGSEHPDEVVILGAHLDSWDLATGGTDNGAGAIAVLEAMRILEASGVKPKRTIRFVLFSGEEEGLFGSQAYVAEHTKELNKVQAVLVLDNGTGRITGMSLQGREDLRTMWKTMLAPVATLGGSNLVVSSGNKTGTDHLSFLPYGVPAFNYDQLTRGYNWTHHSQIDDYDNTVPGDVAQAATIMAVNAWQLADLDVLLPRGAVTK
- a CDS encoding 4-hydroxythreonine-4-phosphate dehydrogenase PdxA, whose product is MADSDRRPRLAVTLGDVRGIGPEIVGRAAASREVRDAADLILVGPHGAGIDVDEATGECAPPCGAADAGRFAGRAIERAVALALEGSVDGIVTAPIDKLALLNGGYRYPGHTEMLASLTGRRVAMMLAATRPRGDAVNPLRVVLATTHIALRDVVASVTPQAIAIAAKVTRQGLQEWFGIPEPRIALCALNPHAGDGGRFGNEDEDVLRPAAEAAGIAGPFPADTVFVRAMRGAFDAVIAPYHDVGMTAIKVAAFGGAVNVTLGLPFPRTSPDHGTALDIAGKGVADASSMIESIVLCAQIVRRTRERTQGAVA